One window of the Octopus sinensis linkage group LG9, ASM634580v1, whole genome shotgun sequence genome contains the following:
- the LOC115215560 gene encoding cathepsin L1-like → MKMKSLVAVLLFVACAASVPLSDNFLDQSWQTYMKLFNKKYETAENEFVRRVIWEKNLQYVNQHNLEADMGLHTYWLGLNEYADLENREFVKKMNNLIPRNLTTYKPKLIFANDNIKDLPDTVDWRTKGYVTEVKNQAQCGSCWAFSTTGSLEGQIFKKTGKLVSLSEQNLVDCSASFGNNGCEGGLMDNAFKYIKKFGIDSEASYPYEGVDAKCRYKKSEVVATDTGYVDVKSMSEDSLQSAVAKVGPISVAIDAGHLSFQLYKHGVYKESRCSATALDHGVLAAGYGTDNGQDYWLVKNSWGGSWGVKGYIKMARNHNNMCGIATQASYPTV, encoded by the exons atgaaaatgaaatcactAGTAGCTGTTCTGTTGTTCGTCGCATGTGCGGCCTCTGTCCCGCTCTCGGACAATTTCCTGGACCAGAGTTGGCAaacatatatgaaattatttaataaaaaatacgaAACGGCAGAAAATGAATTCGTTAG ACGTGTCATCTGGGAAAAGAACCTTCAATATGTAAATCAACACAACCTTGAAGCTGACATGGGCCTCCACACTTACTGGCTAGGACTCAATGAATATGCTGATTTG GAAAACAGGGAGTTTGTAAAGAAAATGAACAATTTGATTCCCAGGAATCTCACTACCTACAAACCAAAACTGATTTTTGCCAACGATAACATCAAAGACTTACCTGACACAGTCGATTGGAGAACGAAAGGTTACGTCACAGAGGTTAAAAATCAG GCTCAATGTGGTTCTTGCTGGGCATTTTCTACAACTGGTTCTCTAGAAggacaaatatttaagaaaactgGAAAACTGGTTTCTCTCTCAGAACAAAATTTAGTTGATTGTTCTGCATCATTcg GAAATAACGGCTGTGAAGGAGGACTGATGGACAATGCATTCAAATACATCAAGAAGTTTGGCATCGATTCTGAAGCATCTTATCCATATGAAGGAGTA GACGCCAAATGCCGATACAAGAAAAGTGAAGTAGTTGCTACAGATACCGGTTACGTCGATGTCAAATCTATGAGTGAGGACTCTCTGCAAAGTGCAGTTGCCAAAGTTGGCCCCATTTCTGTAGCTATCGATGCTGGTCATCTGTCATTCCAGCTCTACAAACACGGCGTTTACAAGGAATCTCGATGCAGTGCCACAGCCCTTGACCATGGTGTGCTTGCTGCTGGTTATGGTACTGATAATGGTCAGGATTATTGGCTCGTAAAAAATAG ctGGGGCGGCAGCTGGGGTGTGAAAGGATACATAAAGATGGCTCGTAACCACAATAATATGTGTGGCATTGCTACCCAAGCAAGTTACCCAACTGTGTAA